One region of Mangifera indica cultivar Alphonso chromosome 3, CATAS_Mindica_2.1, whole genome shotgun sequence genomic DNA includes:
- the LOC123210460 gene encoding glycolipid transfer protein 1-like: MEGTVFTPSLEGMKHVKSEQGEMLTKPFLDVCKLILPVIDKFGAALSLVKSDIGGNITRLENKYLSNPTEFEKLYSLVQVEVSAKTAKGSSSCTNGLLWLTRAMDFLVELFRNLLAHPDWTMSQACTESYIKTLKKWHGWLASSSFTVAMKLAPDRKKFMDVIRGSGDVNADMEKFCTTFSPFLEENHKFLASVGMDDLKAS; encoded by the exons ATGGAGGGAACAGTGTTTACTCCATCACTCGAAGGAATGAAGCATGTCAAATCTGAACAAGGGGAAATGCTCACCAAGCCTTTCTTGGATGTTTGCAAATTGATTTTGCCTGTTATAG ATAAATTTGGAGCTGCCCTTTCCCTTGTAAAGTCTGATATTGGTGGTAATATAACA AGGttggaaaataaatatctatCCAATCCCACTGAATTTGAGAAGTTGTACAGCCTAGTACAAGTAGAAGTTTCAGCTAAAACTGCCAAAGGATCATCTAGTTGTACCAATGGTCTTCTTTGGTTGACAAG AGCAATGGATTTCCTGGTGGAATTGTTTCGCAACTTACTTGCACATCCAGATTGGACAATGTCACAAGCTTGTACAGAATCCTATATTAAGACCCTGAAGAAATGGCATGGCTGGCTTGCAAGTTCAAGTTTCACT GTTGCTATGAAGCTTGCACCTGATAGGAAGAAGTTCATGGATGTGATACGTGGCTCTGGTGATGTAAATGCTGACATGGAGAAATTTTGTACTACTTTTTCTCCATTTCTTGAAGAGAACCACAAGTTTCTG GCTAGTGTTGGCATGGATGATCTGAAAGCTTCATGA